The following proteins come from a genomic window of Sebastes fasciatus isolate fSebFas1 chromosome 6, fSebFas1.pri, whole genome shotgun sequence:
- the ralgds gene encoding ral guanine nucleotide dissociation stimulator isoform X4, which translates to MEAKSLFSLHRALAQPVKMCMFDFPVTILDDLSSTQEIGEEAEEDAIFTITLRKVQLHQSASKGQRWLGVDTDSALSLYETCKVRTIKAGTLERLVEYMVSAFRGKDSTYVTIFLCTYRSFASTRQVLDLLLNRYAKLQNVPVATAHRISQDDCTELRNTVSSILGAWLDQYSEDFWSPPTYDCLHQLMSYLHHHFPGSDLERRARNLLAHFHRRHQCEPDPDGMKAGQERDNSRAGTPGKWGEHIGCPFATQEESGFEDELPAFSFLSFDPIMVAEQFTLMDADLFKKVVPYHCLGGIWSQRDKKGKEHLAPTIRATVAQFNSVTNCVITTCLSNPTLKPNQRARLLERWIDVARECRILKNFSSLRAILSALQCNAIHRLKRTWEEVSRESFRTFRELSEIFSDDNNYSLSRELLVKEGTSKFATLEINPKRAQRRHQQQRDLGVMQGTIPYLGTFLTDLVMMDTAMKDYTEGGLINFEKRRKEFEVIAQIKLLQLASNNYSFTQDSHFREWFAGVEKLSEAESYNLSCEIEPLSESASNTLRAKKNGGIMKRWSDRQLTEAGCSSAPGSHSKSFDHSHYRPYQGSGGGGGGGGGGGDSGDALSVTSVSSSGSDLEDVNASFLSDSPEGHERKTSTPSVKLTVSALGREAPAADTTSTFWTVDPTKPVIRRHHIWFWECTSLSSLDTSGTGSSSGSASGSSSASSSSVSSSTPLSAGRSHKRSVSAVSNYSTLSLPLYNQQVDDCCIIRVSLDVENGNMYKSILVTSQDKTPAVIRKAMIKHNLEREKTDEYELMQKITEDKELRIPDNANVFYAMNSTANYDFVLKKRGLARPMRAKNVASSTLPRMKQKGLKIAKGIF; encoded by the exons AGCTCGACGCAGGAGATCGGCGAGGAGGCCGAGGAGGACGCCATCTTCACCATCACGTTGAGGAAGGTGCAGCTTCACCAGTCGGCCAGTAAGGGGCAGCGATGGCTCGGCGTGGATACGGACTCCGCACTGAGCCTCTACGAGACCTGCAAGGTGCGGACCATCAAGGCCGGCACGCTGGAGAGGCTGGTGGAGTACATGGTGTCGGCGTTCAGGGGCAAAGACTCCACCTACGTCACCATCTTCCTCTGCACCTACCGCTCCTTCGCCTCCACCAGGCAGGTGCTGGATCTCCTGCTCAACAG gtATGCCAAGCTGCAGAACGTCCCTGTAGCCACGGCACACCGAATCTCCCAGGACGACTGCACAGAGCTGAGAAA caCCGTTTCGTCCATCCTTGGCGCATGGCTGGACCAGTACTCCGAGGACTTCTGGAGTCCTCCGACCTACGACTGTCTTCACCAGCTCATGTCCTACCTTCACCACCACTTCCCCGGCTCGGACCTGGAGCGCCGCGCCCGCAACTTGCTGGCCCACTTCCACCGCCGACATCAGTGTGAGCCTGATCCTGATGGTATGAAGGCAGGACAGGAGAGGGACAACAGCAGGGCAGGGACTCCTGGAAAATGGG GGGAACACATCGGCTGCCCTTTCGCTACGCAGGAAGAGAGTGGCTTCGAGGACGAGCTTCCTGCTTTCAGCTTCCTGTCGTTTGACCCCATCATGGTGGCGGAGCAGTTCACGCTCATGGACGCG GATCTGTTTAAGAAGGTGGTGCCCTACCACTGCCTGGGGGGGATCTGGTCTCAGCGGGACAAGAAGGGGAAGGAGCACCTGGCTCCCACCATCAGAGCCACCGTGGCCCAGTTCAACTCCGTCACCAACTGTGTCATCACCACCTGCCTGAGCAACCCCACGCTGAAGCCCAACCAGAGAGCCCGGCTGCTGGAGAGGTGGATCGACGTGGCTCGG GAGTGTCGGATCCTGAAGAACTTCTCCTCGTTGCGAGCCATCCTCTCCGCCCTGCAGTGCAACGCCATCCACCGCCTGAAGAGGACATGGGAGGAAGTGTCACG GGAGAGTTTCCGCACCTTCCGCGAGTTGTCCGAGATCTTCTCAGACGACAACAACTACTCCCTCAGCCGAGAGCTGCTGGTGAAG GAGGGAACCTCCAAGTTCGCCACTTTGGAAATCAACCCCAAACGAGCTCAGAGGAGACACCAGCAGCAGAGAGACCTG GGAGTGATGCAGGGGACGATTCCCTACCTGGGGACGTTCCTGACCGACCTGGTGATGATGGACACTGCCATGAAGGATTACACCGAG gGTGGTCTAATCAACTTCGAGAAGAGAAGAAAG GAGTTTGAGGTGATCGCTCAAATCAAACTGCTCCAGTTGGCCTCCAACAACTACAGTTTCACTCAGGACAGTCACTTCAGGGAGTGGTTCGCCGGTGTGGAGAAGCTCAGCGAGGCGGAGAG CTACAACCTGTCCTGTGAGATCGAGCCTCTGTCGGAGTCGGCCAGCAACACGCTCAGAGCCAAGAAGAACGGAGGGATCATGAAGCGCTGGAGCGA CCGGCAGCTGACGGAGGCCGGCTGCAGCAGCGCCCCGGGCTCTCATTCCAAGTCCTTCGACCACTCGCACTACAGACCGTACCAAGGCAGCgggggcggcggcggcggcggcggcggcgggggGGACAGCGGCGACGCTCTCAGCGTCACCTCCGTCAGCTCCAGCGGTTCAGACCTGGAGGACGTGAATGCCAGCTTCCTGTCCGACTCTCCGGAGGGACACGAGAGAAAG acgtCGACTCCTTCAGTGAAACTCACCGTCTCTGCTTTAGGACGAGAAGCTCCGGCAGCAGATACAACGTCAACG TTCTGGACTGTTGATCCGACAAAACCAGTAATTAGGAGACATCACATTTGG TTCTGGGAGTGCACGTCTCTGTCGTCTCTGGACACCTCCGGGACGGGCTCCAGCTCCGGCTCGGCCTCGGGCTCCAGCAGCGCCTcgtcctcctccgtctcctcctccacgCCGCTGTCCGCCGGGCGCTCGCACAAGCGCTCGGTGTCGGCGGTGTCCAACTACTCGACTCTGTCGCTGCCGCTGTACAACCAGCAGGTGGACGACTGCTGCATCATCAGGGTCAGCCTGGACGTGGAGAACGGCAACATGTACAAGAGCATCCTG GTGACGAGTCAGGACAAGACTCCGGCCGTCATCCGGAAGGCGATGATCAAACACAACCTGGAGCGAGAGAAGACCGACGAGTACGAGCTGATGCAGAAAATCACTGAGGACAAAG AGCTTCGGATCCCGGACAACGCCAACGTTTTCTACGCCATGAACTCCACTGCCAACTACGACTTTGTGCTGAAGAAGCGCGGCCTGGCGCGGCCGATGCGGGCCAAGAACGTGGCCAGTTCCACACTGCCTCGCATGAAACAGAAGGGACTGAAAATCGCTAAAGGGATTTTCTGA
- the ralgds gene encoding ral guanine nucleotide dissociation stimulator isoform X1 gives MVHSPGMFDSSWRVRSIWDGVRLEVVQDRSPVVLHSLTHLDPDLPLLESSTQEIGEEAEEDAIFTITLRKVQLHQSASKGQRWLGVDTDSALSLYETCKVRTIKAGTLERLVEYMVSAFRGKDSTYVTIFLCTYRSFASTRQVLDLLLNRYAKLQNVPVATAHRISQDDCTELRNTVSSILGAWLDQYSEDFWSPPTYDCLHQLMSYLHHHFPGSDLERRARNLLAHFHRRHQCEPDPDGMKAGQERDNSRAGTPGKWGEHIGCPFATQEESGFEDELPAFSFLSFDPIMVAEQFTLMDADLFKKVVPYHCLGGIWSQRDKKGKEHLAPTIRATVAQFNSVTNCVITTCLSNPTLKPNQRARLLERWIDVARECRILKNFSSLRAILSALQCNAIHRLKRTWEEVSRESFRTFRELSEIFSDDNNYSLSRELLVKEGTSKFATLEINPKRAQRRHQQQRDLGVMQGTIPYLGTFLTDLVMMDTAMKDYTEGGLINFEKRRKEFEVIAQIKLLQLASNNYSFTQDSHFREWFAGVEKLSEAESYNLSCEIEPLSESASNTLRAKKNGGIMKRWSDRQLTEAGCSSAPGSHSKSFDHSHYRPYQGSGGGGGGGGGGGDSGDALSVTSVSSSGSDLEDVNASFLSDSPEGHERKTSTPSVKLTVSALGREAPAADTTSTFWTVDPTKPVIRRHHIWFWECTSLSSLDTSGTGSSSGSASGSSSASSSSVSSSTPLSAGRSHKRSVSAVSNYSTLSLPLYNQQVDDCCIIRVSLDVENGNMYKSILVTSQDKTPAVIRKAMIKHNLEREKTDEYELMQKITEDKELRIPDNANVFYAMNSTANYDFVLKKRGLARPMRAKNVASSTLPRMKQKGLKIAKGIF, from the exons AGCTCGACGCAGGAGATCGGCGAGGAGGCCGAGGAGGACGCCATCTTCACCATCACGTTGAGGAAGGTGCAGCTTCACCAGTCGGCCAGTAAGGGGCAGCGATGGCTCGGCGTGGATACGGACTCCGCACTGAGCCTCTACGAGACCTGCAAGGTGCGGACCATCAAGGCCGGCACGCTGGAGAGGCTGGTGGAGTACATGGTGTCGGCGTTCAGGGGCAAAGACTCCACCTACGTCACCATCTTCCTCTGCACCTACCGCTCCTTCGCCTCCACCAGGCAGGTGCTGGATCTCCTGCTCAACAG gtATGCCAAGCTGCAGAACGTCCCTGTAGCCACGGCACACCGAATCTCCCAGGACGACTGCACAGAGCTGAGAAA caCCGTTTCGTCCATCCTTGGCGCATGGCTGGACCAGTACTCCGAGGACTTCTGGAGTCCTCCGACCTACGACTGTCTTCACCAGCTCATGTCCTACCTTCACCACCACTTCCCCGGCTCGGACCTGGAGCGCCGCGCCCGCAACTTGCTGGCCCACTTCCACCGCCGACATCAGTGTGAGCCTGATCCTGATGGTATGAAGGCAGGACAGGAGAGGGACAACAGCAGGGCAGGGACTCCTGGAAAATGGG GGGAACACATCGGCTGCCCTTTCGCTACGCAGGAAGAGAGTGGCTTCGAGGACGAGCTTCCTGCTTTCAGCTTCCTGTCGTTTGACCCCATCATGGTGGCGGAGCAGTTCACGCTCATGGACGCG GATCTGTTTAAGAAGGTGGTGCCCTACCACTGCCTGGGGGGGATCTGGTCTCAGCGGGACAAGAAGGGGAAGGAGCACCTGGCTCCCACCATCAGAGCCACCGTGGCCCAGTTCAACTCCGTCACCAACTGTGTCATCACCACCTGCCTGAGCAACCCCACGCTGAAGCCCAACCAGAGAGCCCGGCTGCTGGAGAGGTGGATCGACGTGGCTCGG GAGTGTCGGATCCTGAAGAACTTCTCCTCGTTGCGAGCCATCCTCTCCGCCCTGCAGTGCAACGCCATCCACCGCCTGAAGAGGACATGGGAGGAAGTGTCACG GGAGAGTTTCCGCACCTTCCGCGAGTTGTCCGAGATCTTCTCAGACGACAACAACTACTCCCTCAGCCGAGAGCTGCTGGTGAAG GAGGGAACCTCCAAGTTCGCCACTTTGGAAATCAACCCCAAACGAGCTCAGAGGAGACACCAGCAGCAGAGAGACCTG GGAGTGATGCAGGGGACGATTCCCTACCTGGGGACGTTCCTGACCGACCTGGTGATGATGGACACTGCCATGAAGGATTACACCGAG gGTGGTCTAATCAACTTCGAGAAGAGAAGAAAG GAGTTTGAGGTGATCGCTCAAATCAAACTGCTCCAGTTGGCCTCCAACAACTACAGTTTCACTCAGGACAGTCACTTCAGGGAGTGGTTCGCCGGTGTGGAGAAGCTCAGCGAGGCGGAGAG CTACAACCTGTCCTGTGAGATCGAGCCTCTGTCGGAGTCGGCCAGCAACACGCTCAGAGCCAAGAAGAACGGAGGGATCATGAAGCGCTGGAGCGA CCGGCAGCTGACGGAGGCCGGCTGCAGCAGCGCCCCGGGCTCTCATTCCAAGTCCTTCGACCACTCGCACTACAGACCGTACCAAGGCAGCgggggcggcggcggcggcggcggcggcgggggGGACAGCGGCGACGCTCTCAGCGTCACCTCCGTCAGCTCCAGCGGTTCAGACCTGGAGGACGTGAATGCCAGCTTCCTGTCCGACTCTCCGGAGGGACACGAGAGAAAG acgtCGACTCCTTCAGTGAAACTCACCGTCTCTGCTTTAGGACGAGAAGCTCCGGCAGCAGATACAACGTCAACG TTCTGGACTGTTGATCCGACAAAACCAGTAATTAGGAGACATCACATTTGG TTCTGGGAGTGCACGTCTCTGTCGTCTCTGGACACCTCCGGGACGGGCTCCAGCTCCGGCTCGGCCTCGGGCTCCAGCAGCGCCTcgtcctcctccgtctcctcctccacgCCGCTGTCCGCCGGGCGCTCGCACAAGCGCTCGGTGTCGGCGGTGTCCAACTACTCGACTCTGTCGCTGCCGCTGTACAACCAGCAGGTGGACGACTGCTGCATCATCAGGGTCAGCCTGGACGTGGAGAACGGCAACATGTACAAGAGCATCCTG GTGACGAGTCAGGACAAGACTCCGGCCGTCATCCGGAAGGCGATGATCAAACACAACCTGGAGCGAGAGAAGACCGACGAGTACGAGCTGATGCAGAAAATCACTGAGGACAAAG AGCTTCGGATCCCGGACAACGCCAACGTTTTCTACGCCATGAACTCCACTGCCAACTACGACTTTGTGCTGAAGAAGCGCGGCCTGGCGCGGCCGATGCGGGCCAAGAACGTGGCCAGTTCCACACTGCCTCGCATGAAACAGAAGGGACTGAAAATCGCTAAAGGGATTTTCTGA
- the ralgds gene encoding ral guanine nucleotide dissociation stimulator isoform X3, translated as MLSSRSRWTCGLLVRTGVCWDGEDYYGTVRRAGKQSSTQEIGEEAEEDAIFTITLRKVQLHQSASKGQRWLGVDTDSALSLYETCKVRTIKAGTLERLVEYMVSAFRGKDSTYVTIFLCTYRSFASTRQVLDLLLNRYAKLQNVPVATAHRISQDDCTELRNTVSSILGAWLDQYSEDFWSPPTYDCLHQLMSYLHHHFPGSDLERRARNLLAHFHRRHQCEPDPDGMKAGQERDNSRAGTPGKWGEHIGCPFATQEESGFEDELPAFSFLSFDPIMVAEQFTLMDADLFKKVVPYHCLGGIWSQRDKKGKEHLAPTIRATVAQFNSVTNCVITTCLSNPTLKPNQRARLLERWIDVARECRILKNFSSLRAILSALQCNAIHRLKRTWEEVSRESFRTFRELSEIFSDDNNYSLSRELLVKEGTSKFATLEINPKRAQRRHQQQRDLGVMQGTIPYLGTFLTDLVMMDTAMKDYTEGGLINFEKRRKEFEVIAQIKLLQLASNNYSFTQDSHFREWFAGVEKLSEAESYNLSCEIEPLSESASNTLRAKKNGGIMKRWSDRQLTEAGCSSAPGSHSKSFDHSHYRPYQGSGGGGGGGGGGGDSGDALSVTSVSSSGSDLEDVNASFLSDSPEGHERKTSTPSVKLTVSALGREAPAADTTSTFWTVDPTKPVIRRHHIWFWECTSLSSLDTSGTGSSSGSASGSSSASSSSVSSSTPLSAGRSHKRSVSAVSNYSTLSLPLYNQQVDDCCIIRVSLDVENGNMYKSILVTSQDKTPAVIRKAMIKHNLEREKTDEYELMQKITEDKELRIPDNANVFYAMNSTANYDFVLKKRGLARPMRAKNVASSTLPRMKQKGLKIAKGIF; from the exons AGCTCGACGCAGGAGATCGGCGAGGAGGCCGAGGAGGACGCCATCTTCACCATCACGTTGAGGAAGGTGCAGCTTCACCAGTCGGCCAGTAAGGGGCAGCGATGGCTCGGCGTGGATACGGACTCCGCACTGAGCCTCTACGAGACCTGCAAGGTGCGGACCATCAAGGCCGGCACGCTGGAGAGGCTGGTGGAGTACATGGTGTCGGCGTTCAGGGGCAAAGACTCCACCTACGTCACCATCTTCCTCTGCACCTACCGCTCCTTCGCCTCCACCAGGCAGGTGCTGGATCTCCTGCTCAACAG gtATGCCAAGCTGCAGAACGTCCCTGTAGCCACGGCACACCGAATCTCCCAGGACGACTGCACAGAGCTGAGAAA caCCGTTTCGTCCATCCTTGGCGCATGGCTGGACCAGTACTCCGAGGACTTCTGGAGTCCTCCGACCTACGACTGTCTTCACCAGCTCATGTCCTACCTTCACCACCACTTCCCCGGCTCGGACCTGGAGCGCCGCGCCCGCAACTTGCTGGCCCACTTCCACCGCCGACATCAGTGTGAGCCTGATCCTGATGGTATGAAGGCAGGACAGGAGAGGGACAACAGCAGGGCAGGGACTCCTGGAAAATGGG GGGAACACATCGGCTGCCCTTTCGCTACGCAGGAAGAGAGTGGCTTCGAGGACGAGCTTCCTGCTTTCAGCTTCCTGTCGTTTGACCCCATCATGGTGGCGGAGCAGTTCACGCTCATGGACGCG GATCTGTTTAAGAAGGTGGTGCCCTACCACTGCCTGGGGGGGATCTGGTCTCAGCGGGACAAGAAGGGGAAGGAGCACCTGGCTCCCACCATCAGAGCCACCGTGGCCCAGTTCAACTCCGTCACCAACTGTGTCATCACCACCTGCCTGAGCAACCCCACGCTGAAGCCCAACCAGAGAGCCCGGCTGCTGGAGAGGTGGATCGACGTGGCTCGG GAGTGTCGGATCCTGAAGAACTTCTCCTCGTTGCGAGCCATCCTCTCCGCCCTGCAGTGCAACGCCATCCACCGCCTGAAGAGGACATGGGAGGAAGTGTCACG GGAGAGTTTCCGCACCTTCCGCGAGTTGTCCGAGATCTTCTCAGACGACAACAACTACTCCCTCAGCCGAGAGCTGCTGGTGAAG GAGGGAACCTCCAAGTTCGCCACTTTGGAAATCAACCCCAAACGAGCTCAGAGGAGACACCAGCAGCAGAGAGACCTG GGAGTGATGCAGGGGACGATTCCCTACCTGGGGACGTTCCTGACCGACCTGGTGATGATGGACACTGCCATGAAGGATTACACCGAG gGTGGTCTAATCAACTTCGAGAAGAGAAGAAAG GAGTTTGAGGTGATCGCTCAAATCAAACTGCTCCAGTTGGCCTCCAACAACTACAGTTTCACTCAGGACAGTCACTTCAGGGAGTGGTTCGCCGGTGTGGAGAAGCTCAGCGAGGCGGAGAG CTACAACCTGTCCTGTGAGATCGAGCCTCTGTCGGAGTCGGCCAGCAACACGCTCAGAGCCAAGAAGAACGGAGGGATCATGAAGCGCTGGAGCGA CCGGCAGCTGACGGAGGCCGGCTGCAGCAGCGCCCCGGGCTCTCATTCCAAGTCCTTCGACCACTCGCACTACAGACCGTACCAAGGCAGCgggggcggcggcggcggcggcggcggcgggggGGACAGCGGCGACGCTCTCAGCGTCACCTCCGTCAGCTCCAGCGGTTCAGACCTGGAGGACGTGAATGCCAGCTTCCTGTCCGACTCTCCGGAGGGACACGAGAGAAAG acgtCGACTCCTTCAGTGAAACTCACCGTCTCTGCTTTAGGACGAGAAGCTCCGGCAGCAGATACAACGTCAACG TTCTGGACTGTTGATCCGACAAAACCAGTAATTAGGAGACATCACATTTGG TTCTGGGAGTGCACGTCTCTGTCGTCTCTGGACACCTCCGGGACGGGCTCCAGCTCCGGCTCGGCCTCGGGCTCCAGCAGCGCCTcgtcctcctccgtctcctcctccacgCCGCTGTCCGCCGGGCGCTCGCACAAGCGCTCGGTGTCGGCGGTGTCCAACTACTCGACTCTGTCGCTGCCGCTGTACAACCAGCAGGTGGACGACTGCTGCATCATCAGGGTCAGCCTGGACGTGGAGAACGGCAACATGTACAAGAGCATCCTG GTGACGAGTCAGGACAAGACTCCGGCCGTCATCCGGAAGGCGATGATCAAACACAACCTGGAGCGAGAGAAGACCGACGAGTACGAGCTGATGCAGAAAATCACTGAGGACAAAG AGCTTCGGATCCCGGACAACGCCAACGTTTTCTACGCCATGAACTCCACTGCCAACTACGACTTTGTGCTGAAGAAGCGCGGCCTGGCGCGGCCGATGCGGGCCAAGAACGTGGCCAGTTCCACACTGCCTCGCATGAAACAGAAGGGACTGAAAATCGCTAAAGGGATTTTCTGA
- the ralgds gene encoding ral guanine nucleotide dissociation stimulator isoform X7, with translation MVHSPGMFDSSWRVRSIWDGVRLEVVQDRSPVVLHSLTHLDPDLPLLESSTQEIGEEAEEDAIFTITLRKVQLHQSASKGQRWLGVDTDSALSLYETCKVRTIKAGTLERLVEYMVSAFRGKDSTYVTIFLCTYRSFASTRQVLDLLLNRYAKLQNVPVATAHRISQDDCTELRNTVSSILGAWLDQYSEDFWSPPTYDCLHQLMSYLHHHFPGSDLERRARNLLAHFHRRHQWEHIGCPFATQEESGFEDELPAFSFLSFDPIMVAEQFTLMDADLFKKVVPYHCLGGIWSQRDKKGKEHLAPTIRATVAQFNSVTNCVITTCLSNPTLKPNQRARLLERWIDVARECRILKNFSSLRAILSALQCNAIHRLKRTWEEVSRESFRTFRELSEIFSDDNNYSLSRELLVKEGTSKFATLEINPKRAQRRHQQQRDLGVMQGTIPYLGTFLTDLVMMDTAMKDYTEGGLINFEKRRKEFEVIAQIKLLQLASNNYSFTQDSHFREWFAGVEKLSEAESYNLSCEIEPLSESASNTLRAKKNGGIMKRWSDRQLTEAGCSSAPGSHSKSFDHSHYRPYQGSGGGGGGGGGGGDSGDALSVTSVSSSGSDLEDVNASFLSDSPEGHERKTSTPSVKLTVSALGREAPAADTTSTFWTVDPTKPVIRRHHIWFWECTSLSSLDTSGTGSSSGSASGSSSASSSSVSSSTPLSAGRSHKRSVSAVSNYSTLSLPLYNQQVDDCCIIRVSLDVENGNMYKSILVTSQDKTPAVIRKAMIKHNLEREKTDEYELMQKITEDKELRIPDNANVFYAMNSTANYDFVLKKRGLARPMRAKNVASSTLPRMKQKGLKIAKGIF, from the exons AGCTCGACGCAGGAGATCGGCGAGGAGGCCGAGGAGGACGCCATCTTCACCATCACGTTGAGGAAGGTGCAGCTTCACCAGTCGGCCAGTAAGGGGCAGCGATGGCTCGGCGTGGATACGGACTCCGCACTGAGCCTCTACGAGACCTGCAAGGTGCGGACCATCAAGGCCGGCACGCTGGAGAGGCTGGTGGAGTACATGGTGTCGGCGTTCAGGGGCAAAGACTCCACCTACGTCACCATCTTCCTCTGCACCTACCGCTCCTTCGCCTCCACCAGGCAGGTGCTGGATCTCCTGCTCAACAG gtATGCCAAGCTGCAGAACGTCCCTGTAGCCACGGCACACCGAATCTCCCAGGACGACTGCACAGAGCTGAGAAA caCCGTTTCGTCCATCCTTGGCGCATGGCTGGACCAGTACTCCGAGGACTTCTGGAGTCCTCCGACCTACGACTGTCTTCACCAGCTCATGTCCTACCTTCACCACCACTTCCCCGGCTCGGACCTGGAGCGCCGCGCCCGCAACTTGCTGGCCCACTTCCACCGCCGACATCAGT GGGAACACATCGGCTGCCCTTTCGCTACGCAGGAAGAGAGTGGCTTCGAGGACGAGCTTCCTGCTTTCAGCTTCCTGTCGTTTGACCCCATCATGGTGGCGGAGCAGTTCACGCTCATGGACGCG GATCTGTTTAAGAAGGTGGTGCCCTACCACTGCCTGGGGGGGATCTGGTCTCAGCGGGACAAGAAGGGGAAGGAGCACCTGGCTCCCACCATCAGAGCCACCGTGGCCCAGTTCAACTCCGTCACCAACTGTGTCATCACCACCTGCCTGAGCAACCCCACGCTGAAGCCCAACCAGAGAGCCCGGCTGCTGGAGAGGTGGATCGACGTGGCTCGG GAGTGTCGGATCCTGAAGAACTTCTCCTCGTTGCGAGCCATCCTCTCCGCCCTGCAGTGCAACGCCATCCACCGCCTGAAGAGGACATGGGAGGAAGTGTCACG GGAGAGTTTCCGCACCTTCCGCGAGTTGTCCGAGATCTTCTCAGACGACAACAACTACTCCCTCAGCCGAGAGCTGCTGGTGAAG GAGGGAACCTCCAAGTTCGCCACTTTGGAAATCAACCCCAAACGAGCTCAGAGGAGACACCAGCAGCAGAGAGACCTG GGAGTGATGCAGGGGACGATTCCCTACCTGGGGACGTTCCTGACCGACCTGGTGATGATGGACACTGCCATGAAGGATTACACCGAG gGTGGTCTAATCAACTTCGAGAAGAGAAGAAAG GAGTTTGAGGTGATCGCTCAAATCAAACTGCTCCAGTTGGCCTCCAACAACTACAGTTTCACTCAGGACAGTCACTTCAGGGAGTGGTTCGCCGGTGTGGAGAAGCTCAGCGAGGCGGAGAG CTACAACCTGTCCTGTGAGATCGAGCCTCTGTCGGAGTCGGCCAGCAACACGCTCAGAGCCAAGAAGAACGGAGGGATCATGAAGCGCTGGAGCGA CCGGCAGCTGACGGAGGCCGGCTGCAGCAGCGCCCCGGGCTCTCATTCCAAGTCCTTCGACCACTCGCACTACAGACCGTACCAAGGCAGCgggggcggcggcggcggcggcggcggcgggggGGACAGCGGCGACGCTCTCAGCGTCACCTCCGTCAGCTCCAGCGGTTCAGACCTGGAGGACGTGAATGCCAGCTTCCTGTCCGACTCTCCGGAGGGACACGAGAGAAAG acgtCGACTCCTTCAGTGAAACTCACCGTCTCTGCTTTAGGACGAGAAGCTCCGGCAGCAGATACAACGTCAACG TTCTGGACTGTTGATCCGACAAAACCAGTAATTAGGAGACATCACATTTGG TTCTGGGAGTGCACGTCTCTGTCGTCTCTGGACACCTCCGGGACGGGCTCCAGCTCCGGCTCGGCCTCGGGCTCCAGCAGCGCCTcgtcctcctccgtctcctcctccacgCCGCTGTCCGCCGGGCGCTCGCACAAGCGCTCGGTGTCGGCGGTGTCCAACTACTCGACTCTGTCGCTGCCGCTGTACAACCAGCAGGTGGACGACTGCTGCATCATCAGGGTCAGCCTGGACGTGGAGAACGGCAACATGTACAAGAGCATCCTG GTGACGAGTCAGGACAAGACTCCGGCCGTCATCCGGAAGGCGATGATCAAACACAACCTGGAGCGAGAGAAGACCGACGAGTACGAGCTGATGCAGAAAATCACTGAGGACAAAG AGCTTCGGATCCCGGACAACGCCAACGTTTTCTACGCCATGAACTCCACTGCCAACTACGACTTTGTGCTGAAGAAGCGCGGCCTGGCGCGGCCGATGCGGGCCAAGAACGTGGCCAGTTCCACACTGCCTCGCATGAAACAGAAGGGACTGAAAATCGCTAAAGGGATTTTCTGA